Proteins encoded in a region of the Capra hircus breed San Clemente chromosome 3, ASM170441v1, whole genome shotgun sequence genome:
- the TYW3 gene encoding tRNA wybutosine-synthesizing protein 3 homolog has translation MDLSAEFKRWKAQCLSKADLSRKGSVDEDVLEIVQLLNGQEQFFTTSSCAGRIILLDGSINGSEVQKQNCCWLLVTHKACVKDDVTVALKKAKGDAVLKFEPLVLHVQCRQLQDAQILHSVAIDSGFRNSGITVGKRGKIMLAVRSTHGLEVPLSHQGKLMVTEEYINFLLKIANQKMEENKKRIERFYHCLQHALEKETVSTTSHPKEKVNTSYIRKKKRNPAKAHGKRVTEGNEKELENNDHDDPGISVTIFPEDY, from the exons ATGGATCTTAGCGCAGAGTTCAAGAGGTGGAAAGCGCAGTGTCTGAGCAAAGCGGACCTCAGCCGGAAGGGCAGTGTGGACGAGGACGTGTTAGAGATCGTGCAGCTCCTAAATGGGCAAGAACAGTTTTTCACCACGAGTTCCTGCGCTGGCCGAATCATCCTCCTAGACGGG agtATAAATGGTTCTGAGGTTCAGAAACAAAACTGTTGCTGGCTACTGGTTACACACAAAGCCTGTGTGAAAGATGATGTG ACTGTGGCCCTGAAGAAAGCGAAGGGCGATGCCGTTTTGAAATTTGAGCCACTTGTTCTTCATGTGCAGTGTCGACAGTTGCAGGATGCACAGATTCTG CATTCAGTGGCAATAGATTCTGGCTTCAGGAACTCTGGCATAACTgtgggaaagagaggaaagattATGCTG GCTGTCCGGAGCACCCATGGCTTAGAAGTTCCATTAAGCCATCAAGGAAAACTGATGGTGACAGAGGAATATATCAACTTCCTACTAAAGATAGCAAatcaaaaaatggaagaaaacaagaaGAGAATTGAAAG gTTTTACCACTGCCTACAACATGCTTTGGAAAAAGAAACTGTTTCTACAACCTCACATCCTAAAGAGAAAGTTAATACATCATATATtcgtaaaaaaaaaaggaacccagCAAAAGCACATGGCAAACGTGttactgaaggaaatgaaaaagaactggaaaataaTGACCATGATGATCCAGGAATCAGTGTTACTATCTTCCCTGAAGATTACTGA